The following are encoded in a window of Rhizobium sp. WYJ-E13 genomic DNA:
- a CDS encoding DUF1150 family protein encodes MLMKEATSRLTKSELAGIGNGEVAYIRKIRNEEVAKCFPEAPDIDPSVDLWALFGADGTPILLTDNRSSTFFKAAEDELKTVSLH; translated from the coding sequence ATGTTGATGAAAGAAGCCACGTCGCGTCTGACCAAGTCGGAACTTGCCGGCATCGGCAATGGCGAGGTCGCCTATATTCGCAAAATACGCAATGAAGAGGTCGCCAAGTGCTTCCCCGAGGCGCCGGATATCGATCCGAGCGTTGATCTTTGGGCATTGTTCGGCGCCGATGGTACCCCGATCCTGCTGACGGACAACCGCTCGAGCACCTTCTTCAAGGCTGCCGAAGACGAGCTGAAGACAGTCAGCCTGCATTGA
- a CDS encoding tRNA (guanosine(46)-N(7))-methyltransferase TrmB produces the protein MTDMERRGRATEAFFGRRKGKALREQQAERLATLLPAFIVDLSAAPPEPLKKLYPVEVEKMRLEIGFGGGEHLIHRALETPSTGFIGVEPFINSMQKLLARVDETGARNVRVYNDDATQLLDWLPDSCLDQIDLLYPDPWPKRKHWKRRFVSKTNLDRFHRVLKPGGHFCFASDIDTYVNWTLLKCRDHGGFEWMAQNAADWLTPYEGWPSTRYEAKARREGRSSAYLTFKRV, from the coding sequence ATGACGGACATGGAGCGCCGGGGCCGGGCGACCGAAGCCTTCTTTGGTCGCCGCAAGGGCAAGGCTCTGCGTGAACAGCAGGCCGAAAGGCTCGCTACCCTGCTCCCGGCATTCATTGTCGATCTCTCAGCGGCTCCCCCGGAGCCGCTGAAGAAGCTATATCCCGTCGAGGTCGAAAAGATGCGGCTGGAGATCGGCTTTGGCGGCGGGGAGCATCTCATCCACCGCGCGCTGGAAACGCCTTCGACGGGCTTTATCGGCGTCGAGCCCTTCATCAATTCCATGCAGAAACTGCTGGCGCGCGTCGATGAAACCGGTGCGCGCAACGTGCGTGTCTACAACGACGATGCGACGCAACTTCTCGACTGGCTTCCCGATAGCTGCCTCGACCAGATCGACCTGCTCTATCCAGATCCCTGGCCGAAGCGGAAGCACTGGAAGCGGCGCTTCGTCTCGAAGACCAATCTCGACCGTTTTCACCGCGTGCTGAAGCCGGGCGGGCACTTCTGCTTCGCCTCCGATATCGACACCTATGTGAACTGGACTCTGTTGAAATGCCGCGACCATGGCGGCTTCGAATGGATGGCCCAGAATGCCGCCGACTGGCTGACGCCCTATGAAGGCTGGCCGAGCACCCGCTATGAAGCCAAGGCCCGCCGTGAAGGCCGCTCCTCGGCCTATCTCACCTTCAAGCGTGTCTGA
- the metK gene encoding methionine adenosyltransferase: MRANYLFTSESVAEGHPDKVCDRISDEIVDLVYREAAKTGVNPWGVRIACETLATTNRVVIAGEVRLPPSLMKKDKDGNDVINPSKFKAAARRAIKDIGYEQDGFHWKKAKIDVLLHSQSADIAQGVDSAADQQGDEGAGDQGIMFGYACKETPDLMPAPIYYSHKILQLLATARKKGEGEVAKLGPDAKSQVTVRYVDGKPAEATSIVLSTQHLDESWDSKKVRSVVEPYIREALGDLKIADDCKWYINPTGKFVIGGPDGDAGLTGRKIIVDTYGGAAPHGGGAFSGKDTTKVDRSAAYAARYLAKNVVAAGLSDRCTIQLSYAIGVAQPLSIYVDLHGTGKGVSEDQVEAAIRQNMDLSPSGIRRHLDLNKPIYAKTSAYGHFGRKAGRDGSFSWERTDLVKALKDAVRTKAAA; encoded by the coding sequence ATGCGCGCGAACTATCTCTTTACCAGCGAATCTGTTGCCGAAGGTCACCCGGACAAGGTGTGTGACCGCATCTCCGACGAGATCGTCGATCTGGTCTACCGCGAAGCGGCAAAGACGGGCGTCAATCCGTGGGGCGTGCGCATTGCCTGCGAAACTCTCGCAACGACCAACCGCGTCGTCATCGCCGGCGAAGTTCGCCTGCCGCCGAGCCTGATGAAGAAGGACAAGGACGGCAACGACGTCATCAACCCGTCGAAGTTCAAGGCTGCGGCCCGCCGCGCCATCAAGGACATCGGCTACGAGCAGGACGGCTTCCACTGGAAGAAGGCCAAGATCGACGTGCTCTTGCACTCGCAGTCGGCCGACATCGCCCAGGGCGTGGACAGCGCAGCCGACCAGCAGGGCGACGAAGGTGCCGGCGACCAGGGCATCATGTTCGGCTACGCCTGCAAGGAAACCCCTGACCTCATGCCGGCGCCGATCTACTATTCCCACAAGATCCTGCAGCTGCTCGCCACTGCCCGCAAGAAGGGCGAAGGCGAAGTCGCAAAGCTCGGCCCCGACGCCAAGAGCCAGGTGACCGTACGCTATGTCGATGGCAAGCCGGCGGAAGCCACCTCGATCGTTCTTTCCACCCAGCATCTCGATGAAAGCTGGGATTCGAAGAAGGTTCGCAGCGTCGTCGAGCCCTATATCCGCGAAGCCCTCGGCGACCTGAAGATTGCCGACGATTGCAAGTGGTACATCAATCCCACCGGCAAGTTCGTCATCGGCGGCCCGGATGGTGATGCCGGCCTCACGGGCCGCAAGATCATCGTCGACACCTACGGCGGTGCTGCTCCGCATGGCGGCGGCGCATTCTCCGGCAAGGACACGACGAAGGTCGATCGTTCTGCCGCCTATGCTGCCCGTTACCTCGCCAAGAACGTCGTCGCTGCCGGCCTTTCCGACCGTTGCACGATCCAGCTCTCCTACGCCATCGGCGTCGCGCAGCCGCTGTCGATCTATGTCGACCTGCACGGCACCGGCAAGGGTGTTTCCGAGGATCAGGTCGAAGCCGCCATCCGTCAGAACATGGACCTGTCGCCGTCGGGCATCCGCCGTCACCTTGACCTCAACAAGCCGATCTATGCCAAGACCTCGGCTTACGGCCATTTCGGCCGCAAGGCCGGCCGAGACGGCTCGTTCTCCTGGGAGCGCACGGACCTCGTGAAGGCGCTCAAGGATGCCGTCAGGACTAAGGCTGCTGCATGA
- a CDS encoding IS1182 family transposase codes for MLKKPAPEQTALEMVTLDSLVPKDHLLRKIDAVIDFSFIHDRVAGLYCADNGRPPLDPTLMFKALFIGYLFGVRSERQLVREIEVNVAYRWFLRMKLTEPVFDASTLSQNRRRRFNDTSVVQDIFDAIVKQAIRHGLVDGTVLYTDSTHLKANANKGKYDLEMLQKSRADYWADLDRAIEAERAAHGQKPLKEKAREPEVKETKVSRTDPESGYMVRDGKPKGFFYLDHRTVDGRHAIITDTHVTPANVHDSIVYLERLDRQRDRFDLHVGAVGLDAGYATSGIAKGLEDRKILGVTGYRNPTPPKDGMMRKSKFVFEPETDGYRCPEGQLLTYATTDRNGYKHYRSDPAICRNCPLLASCTSNAKAERTITRHVWQDARERTDANRKTPWGKAIYKRRKETVERSFADAKQLHGHRYARFRGLVRVRCQCLLAAAAQNIKKITIALTKTPKPAWG; via the coding sequence ATGTTGAAGAAACCTGCTCCCGAACAAACGGCTCTCGAGATGGTGACGCTCGACAGCCTGGTGCCGAAGGATCACCTGCTTCGCAAGATCGATGCGGTGATCGACTTTTCCTTCATCCATGATCGTGTTGCCGGGCTCTACTGCGCCGACAACGGGCGTCCGCCGCTCGATCCTACCTTAATGTTCAAGGCTCTGTTCATCGGCTACCTGTTCGGGGTTCGCTCGGAGCGGCAGTTGGTGCGCGAGATCGAGGTCAATGTCGCCTATCGCTGGTTCCTTCGGATGAAGCTGACTGAGCCGGTCTTCGATGCCTCGACGCTGTCGCAAAACCGTCGCCGCCGCTTCAACGATACGTCCGTGGTCCAGGACATCTTCGATGCGATCGTGAAGCAGGCGATCCGGCACGGCCTGGTCGACGGCACGGTACTGTATACGGATTCCACGCATCTGAAGGCCAATGCCAACAAGGGCAAATATGATCTTGAGATGCTCCAGAAATCGCGGGCCGATTACTGGGCCGATCTTGACCGGGCGATCGAGGCCGAACGGGCCGCGCATGGCCAGAAGCCGCTGAAGGAGAAGGCGCGCGAGCCCGAGGTGAAGGAAACCAAGGTCAGCCGCACCGACCCTGAAAGCGGCTACATGGTGCGCGACGGCAAGCCCAAGGGCTTCTTTTATCTCGATCATCGGACCGTCGATGGTCGCCATGCCATCATCACCGACACGCATGTGACGCCGGCCAATGTGCATGACTCGATCGTCTACCTGGAGCGGCTGGACCGGCAGCGCGACCGCTTCGACTTGCATGTCGGCGCGGTCGGGCTCGATGCGGGCTATGCGACATCAGGCATCGCCAAGGGACTGGAGGACAGAAAAATCCTCGGCGTCACCGGCTATCGCAATCCCACCCCACCCAAGGACGGGATGATGCGCAAATCGAAGTTCGTGTTCGAGCCCGAGACGGACGGCTATCGCTGCCCCGAGGGCCAGTTGCTGACCTATGCCACCACCGACCGCAACGGCTACAAGCACTACCGCTCCGATCCTGCCATCTGCCGAAACTGCCCGCTGCTTGCCTCCTGCACGTCCAATGCCAAGGCTGAGCGCACCATCACCCGCCATGTCTGGCAAGACGCCCGAGAACGAACAGATGCCAACAGAAAGACACCCTGGGGCAAGGCAATCTATAAGCGGCGAAAAGAGACCGTCGAACGTTCCTTTGCCGACGCCAAACAACTTCACGGCCACCGCTACGCCCGCTTCCGAGGCCTCGTCAGAGTCCGCTGCCAATGCCTGCTGGCCGCTGCCGCCCAGAACATCAAGAAGATCACCATAGCGCTGACCAAGACCCCAAAGCCAGCCTGGGGATAA
- a CDS encoding helix-turn-helix domain-containing protein: MIENKKKPNPIDIHVGSRIRLRRTMLGMSQEKLGESLGITFQQIQKYEKGTNRVGASRLQNISSILNVPVSFFFEDAPGEHSGAVTGMSEASSSNYVVDFLSSSEGLQLNRAFVKITDPKVRRKVVELVKALAAEADSD, translated from the coding sequence ATGATTGAAAATAAGAAGAAGCCGAATCCTATCGACATCCATGTCGGTAGCCGCATTCGACTTCGCCGTACCATGTTGGGCATGAGTCAGGAGAAGCTCGGGGAAAGCCTCGGCATCACCTTTCAGCAAATCCAGAAATACGAAAAGGGCACCAACCGCGTTGGCGCCAGCCGCCTTCAGAATATTTCGAGCATCCTCAACGTTCCCGTTTCCTTCTTTTTCGAAGACGCTCCCGGAGAACATTCCGGTGCCGTGACCGGCATGTCGGAAGCCTCGAGCTCGAACTACGTCGTCGATTTCCTCTCCTCTTCGGAGGGACTCCAGCTCAACCGCGCATTTGTGAAGATCACCGATCCCAAGGTTCGTCGCAAGGTCGTCGAACTGGTGAAAGCACTGGCGGCGGAAGCCGACTCCGACTGA
- the lnt gene encoding apolipoprotein N-acyltransferase produces MERLADRIILVWGFKRSLLAIAAGAFGVLALPPVGFFAAMFVSFTLLVWLIDGAATSPESSLLGRLWPAFATGWLFGFGYFVAGLWWLGHALLIDSDEFAWALPLAVLGLPSCLAIFYGLAAALARILWSDGMGRIAALAASFGLLEWVRSFIFTGFPWNAIGYAMMPMPLMMQSAHVIGTMGVTALSVFVFAAPALIGTRQGAKLGISLAAILFAAHLGYGAYILYLTPKPEALPEDKRPVVRLVQPAIDQSVKMDNDADREAIFETHLKLSTEAPKEGGRRPDIIVWPETSIPFILTDNKDALTRIADTLDDDQILIAGAVRAEELGPGYPTRYYNSIYVIDGRGQIVAASDKVHLVPFGEYLPFEDMLNELGIQNVVEMPGGFSAAASRHLLELPSGLKFYPLVCYEIIFPDEMTGDIDQANAILNITNDSWFGSTPGPYQHFQQARVRAVETGLPLIRDANNGISAVVDARGEIVSGLKLDEIGFIDATLDGYKKNRGSPYPRQTYFWLTETLLIGIALISRRGFIFRLN; encoded by the coding sequence ATGGAGCGGCTTGCGGACAGGATTATCCTCGTCTGGGGTTTCAAACGGTCATTGCTTGCGATCGCAGCGGGTGCCTTTGGCGTCCTGGCACTGCCCCCCGTCGGCTTCTTCGCTGCGATGTTCGTTTCCTTCACGCTGCTCGTCTGGCTGATCGACGGAGCGGCCACCTCACCGGAAAGCAGCCTTCTCGGCAGGCTCTGGCCGGCCTTTGCCACGGGCTGGCTGTTCGGCTTCGGTTATTTCGTCGCCGGGCTCTGGTGGCTTGGGCATGCGCTGTTGATCGATTCAGACGAGTTTGCCTGGGCCTTGCCGCTCGCAGTCCTCGGGCTTCCATCCTGCCTTGCGATCTTTTATGGGTTGGCTGCAGCACTTGCGCGTATCTTGTGGTCCGACGGCATGGGGCGGATTGCAGCACTTGCTGCCAGCTTCGGCCTGCTTGAGTGGGTACGCAGTTTCATCTTCACCGGTTTTCCGTGGAACGCCATCGGCTATGCCATGATGCCCATGCCTCTCATGATGCAGTCTGCGCATGTGATCGGCACCATGGGGGTGACGGCTCTCTCGGTCTTCGTCTTTGCCGCTCCTGCCCTCATCGGAACCCGGCAGGGAGCGAAACTCGGCATCAGCCTCGCGGCCATCCTCTTTGCAGCGCATCTCGGTTACGGCGCCTATATCCTTTATCTCACCCCGAAGCCCGAGGCGTTACCCGAGGACAAGCGGCCGGTCGTTCGCCTGGTCCAGCCGGCAATCGATCAATCGGTCAAGATGGACAACGATGCGGATCGCGAGGCGATCTTCGAGACACATCTCAAGCTTTCGACGGAAGCTCCCAAGGAAGGCGGCAGGAGGCCCGACATCATCGTCTGGCCGGAAACCTCGATTCCCTTCATCCTCACCGATAACAAGGATGCACTGACGCGGATTGCCGATACGCTCGACGATGACCAGATCCTGATTGCGGGCGCCGTTCGCGCCGAAGAACTCGGCCCCGGCTATCCCACCCGCTACTACAATTCGATCTATGTGATCGACGGCCGGGGGCAGATCGTCGCCGCCTCCGACAAGGTGCATCTCGTTCCCTTCGGCGAATATCTTCCCTTCGAGGACATGCTCAACGAACTCGGTATCCAGAATGTTGTGGAGATGCCGGGCGGTTTTTCGGCGGCCGCCAGCCGGCATCTGCTCGAGCTTCCGAGCGGACTGAAATTCTATCCACTCGTCTGCTACGAAATCATCTTCCCGGACGAAATGACCGGCGACATCGACCAAGCGAACGCCATTCTGAACATCACGAACGATAGCTGGTTCGGTTCAACACCGGGTCCCTACCAGCATTTTCAGCAGGCACGCGTACGGGCGGTCGAAACCGGTTTGCCGCTGATTCGCGATGCGAATAACGGAATTTCGGCGGTTGTAGACGCGCGTGGCGAAATCGTTTCAGGTCTTAAATTGGACGAAATTGGCTTTATTGATGCAACTCTCGATGGATACAAAAAAAACAGAGGAAGCCCCTACCCCCGCCAAACGTACTTCTGGTTGACTGAAACGTTACTGATAGGCATTGCGCTAATTTCACGCAGGGGTTTTATTTTCAGGTTGAATTGA
- a CDS encoding hemolysin family protein has translation MSDFSTKPASDAKDSDQSSSSDEGGSSRHRPQSFWSRAARILRPQQGSRLREDIADALMTDPAAADAFSPDERAMLHNILRFREVRVADVMVPRADIEAVDQTITIGELMILFEESGRSRMPVYAETLDDPRGMVHIRDLLSYIAKQARNKRRSGTKPAAGAPAIEVSPENIQKAPRSAKPNFDLGRVDLQKTLAETGIIRQILFVPPSMLASDLLRRMQVNRTQMALVIDEYGGTDGLASHEDIVEMVIGDIDDEHDDEEVMFKRVSEDVFVADARVELEDIAEAIGPDFDISEQIDEVDTLGGLIFSALGRIPVRGEVVQALPDFEFHILDADPRRIKRVRITRKRQAIRRRAKADGDGPPIGDGNDDRPAESTAN, from the coding sequence ATGAGCGACTTTTCAACGAAGCCGGCGTCAGACGCCAAGGACTCCGACCAATCCTCCTCTTCCGACGAGGGTGGCAGTAGTCGACACCGACCGCAATCCTTCTGGTCGCGCGCGGCGCGAATCTTAAGACCACAACAGGGTTCGCGCCTGCGCGAAGATATCGCCGATGCGCTGATGACCGACCCGGCAGCGGCCGATGCCTTTTCGCCCGACGAGCGGGCGATGCTCCACAATATCCTGCGCTTCCGCGAAGTGCGCGTCGCCGACGTCATGGTGCCGCGTGCCGATATCGAGGCGGTCGACCAGACCATCACCATCGGCGAATTGATGATCCTCTTCGAGGAAAGCGGCCGCTCGCGCATGCCGGTCTATGCCGAAACGCTCGACGATCCGCGCGGCATGGTGCATATCCGCGACCTTCTTTCCTATATCGCCAAGCAGGCGCGCAACAAGCGCCGTAGCGGCACGAAGCCTGCGGCAGGCGCGCCGGCGATCGAGGTCTCTCCGGAAAATATCCAGAAGGCGCCGCGCTCGGCCAAGCCGAACTTCGACCTCGGACGCGTCGACCTGCAGAAGACGCTCGCCGAAACCGGCATTATCAGACAGATCCTCTTCGTGCCGCCCTCGATGCTGGCCTCCGATCTGCTGCGTCGCATGCAGGTAAACCGCACGCAGATGGCGCTGGTCATTGACGAATATGGCGGTACTGATGGCCTTGCCTCGCACGAAGACATCGTGGAGATGGTGATCGGCGATATCGACGACGAACATGATGATGAAGAAGTCATGTTCAAGCGCGTTTCTGAAGATGTCTTCGTTGCCGACGCCCGTGTCGAACTAGAGGACATTGCCGAAGCCATCGGCCCGGATTTCGACATCAGCGAACAGATCGACGAGGTCGATACGCTGGGCGGTCTGATCTTCTCGGCACTCGGGCGCATCCCGGTGCGCGGTGAAGTCGTCCAGGCCCTGCCCGACTTCGAGTTCCACATCCTCGATGCCGATCCGCGCCGCATCAAGCGGGTGCGCATCACGCGCAAGCGCCAGGCAATCCGCCGCCGCGCCAAGGCGGATGGTGACGGGCCGCCCATTGGCGATGGAAATGACGACCGGCCGGCGGAATCGACCGCAAACTGA
- the ybeY gene encoding rRNA maturation RNase YbeY: MAELDIQISIEDMGWPTEDVLHALGERVLGAAATYLREEEKQPFPKMPPEVSLVFTDDASIQDINAEWRGKDKPTNVLSFPAFPVKPGKMPGPMLGDIIIALETVEREARELEKSFDDHLTHLMVHGFLHLLGYDHMNNDEAEIMERLETRILAVLGLSDPYEGQDLKMEP; encoded by the coding sequence ATGGCCGAACTCGACATACAGATCAGCATCGAGGACATGGGCTGGCCCACCGAAGACGTGTTGCATGCCCTTGGCGAACGCGTACTGGGTGCGGCGGCCACCTATTTGCGGGAAGAGGAAAAGCAGCCCTTCCCGAAGATGCCGCCGGAAGTTTCGCTCGTCTTTACCGACGATGCTTCCATCCAGGACATCAATGCGGAATGGCGCGGTAAGGACAAGCCGACCAACGTGCTGTCATTTCCGGCCTTCCCGGTCAAACCCGGCAAAATGCCCGGGCCGATGCTCGGCGATATCATCATCGCCCTAGAAACAGTAGAGCGCGAGGCGCGAGAGCTCGAAAAGAGCTTTGACGATCATCTCACTCATCTTATGGTGCATGGTTTCTTGCACCTGCTCGGCTACGACCATATGAATAATGACGAAGCCGAAATTATGGAGAGGCTGGAGACTCGCATTTTGGCAGTACTCGGCCTATCTGACCCCTACGAGGGTCAAGACCTTAAAATGGAACCATGA
- a CDS encoding PhoH family protein: MNGQELVSTSPRHPRIASDANHFVLTFENNRFASELFGQFDQNLKLLEQRLNIDARARGNSVVITGDVLATNQARRTLDYLYEKLQKGGSVEHSDVEGAIRMAVAADDQLTLPTMEKKAKLTMAQISTRKKTIIARTPTQDAYMRALERSEMVFGVGPAGTGKTYLAVAHAAQLLERGAVEKIILSRPAVEAGERLGFLPGDMKEKVDPYLRPLYDALYDMIPGDKVERAITAGVIEIAPLAFMRGRTLANAAIILDEAQNTTAMQMKMFLTRLGENSRMIITGDPSQIDLPRGVKSGLVEALHLLNDVEGISMVRFKDVDVVRHPLVGRIVKAYDATYIAANEEASRQD, translated from the coding sequence TTGAACGGACAGGAATTGGTTTCTACTTCACCGCGCCACCCACGCATTGCGAGCGACGCCAATCACTTCGTCCTGACGTTCGAGAACAATCGGTTCGCCAGCGAACTTTTCGGACAGTTCGATCAGAATCTGAAGCTCTTGGAACAGCGGCTCAATATCGATGCGCGGGCGCGCGGTAATTCCGTTGTCATCACCGGCGATGTGCTGGCGACCAATCAGGCGCGGCGCACACTGGATTACCTCTATGAAAAACTCCAGAAAGGCGGCAGTGTGGAGCATTCGGATGTGGAAGGCGCAATTCGCATGGCGGTTGCCGCCGACGACCAGCTCACGCTGCCGACGATGGAGAAAAAAGCCAAATTGACGATGGCGCAGATTTCGACGCGCAAGAAGACGATCATCGCGCGCACGCCGACACAGGATGCCTATATGCGGGCGCTCGAGCGCTCGGAGATGGTGTTCGGCGTCGGCCCCGCCGGCACCGGCAAGACCTATCTCGCCGTCGCCCACGCAGCCCAGCTTTTGGAGCGCGGCGCCGTCGAGAAGATCATCCTGTCGCGACCGGCGGTCGAAGCCGGCGAGCGTCTGGGCTTCCTGCCGGGCGACATGAAAGAGAAGGTCGATCCTTATCTGCGTCCGCTCTACGACGCGCTTTACGACATGATCCCCGGCGACAAGGTCGAGCGCGCGATCACCGCCGGCGTCATCGAAATTGCGCCGCTCGCCTTCATGCGCGGACGCACGCTCGCCAACGCTGCAATCATCCTCGATGAGGCGCAGAACACCACGGCGATGCAGATGAAGATGTTCCTGACGCGTCTTGGCGAGAATTCGCGGATGATCATCACCGGCGACCCGAGCCAGATCGACCTGCCGCGCGGCGTCAAATCCGGCCTCGTGGAAGCGCTGCATCTGCTGAACGATGTCGAGGGCATTTCGATGGTGCGCTTCAAGGACGTCGACGTCGTGCGCCATCCGCTGGTCGGTCGTATCGTCAAGGCCTATGACGCAACCTATATAGCGGCAAACGAAGAGGCCAGCCGGCAGGACTGA
- the miaB gene encoding tRNA (N6-isopentenyl adenosine(37)-C2)-methylthiotransferase MiaB — MTQDSALLQAPETSLRDGSNSRKVFIKTYGCQMNVYDSTRMSDALARDGYEPTEDMEEADLVLLNTCHIREKAAEKVYSALGRLREMKKRKAADGHEMMIGVTGCVAQAEGEEILRRAPAVDVVIGPQTYHRLPEALRRAKEGHRVVDTEYAIEDKFEHLPIAEAPKIRARGVTSFLTVQEGCDKFCTFCVVPYTRGSEVSRPVSQIVEEAMRLVDGGVREITLLGQNVNAWHGLGPKGEEWSLGDLLYRLADIPGLARLRYTTSHPRDMDDRLIEAHRDLRTLMPYLHLPVQAGSDRILKAMNRRHTAAEYLSLIERIRKARPDIALSGDFITGFPGETDAEFEDTLKLVEEVRYAQAFSFKYSTRPGTPGAELKDQVPEDIKAERLERLQALLLRQTQEFNESCIGKEIDLLLEKPGRMPGQLIGRSPWLQSVNVDAKASQIGDIIKVRITGTGTNSLFAERAEAEV; from the coding sequence ATGACCCAGGACAGCGCCCTTCTTCAGGCCCCGGAGACTTCTCTTCGCGATGGCTCCAACAGCCGCAAAGTTTTCATCAAAACCTATGGCTGCCAGATGAACGTCTATGACTCGACGCGCATGAGCGATGCTCTTGCGCGCGACGGCTATGAGCCGACCGAGGACATGGAAGAGGCAGACCTCGTCCTGCTCAACACCTGTCATATCCGCGAGAAGGCCGCCGAGAAGGTCTATTCCGCGCTCGGGCGCCTGCGCGAGATGAAGAAACGCAAGGCTGCCGACGGCCACGAGATGATGATCGGTGTCACTGGTTGCGTCGCTCAGGCTGAAGGCGAAGAAATCCTGCGTCGCGCACCGGCTGTCGATGTCGTTATCGGCCCGCAGACATATCACCGCCTGCCCGAAGCGCTGCGCCGCGCCAAGGAAGGCCACCGCGTCGTAGATACGGAATATGCGATCGAGGACAAGTTCGAGCACCTGCCGATTGCCGAGGCGCCGAAGATCCGTGCCCGCGGCGTGACTTCCTTCCTGACCGTGCAGGAAGGCTGCGACAAATTCTGCACCTTCTGCGTCGTGCCCTATACGCGCGGTTCCGAGGTCTCGCGACCGGTCTCTCAGATCGTCGAAGAGGCAATGCGGCTCGTCGATGGCGGCGTGCGCGAAATCACCCTTCTCGGACAGAACGTCAATGCCTGGCATGGCCTCGGCCCGAAGGGCGAGGAGTGGAGCCTTGGCGACCTGCTCTACCGGCTTGCCGATATCCCCGGCCTTGCGCGGCTTCGCTACACGACCAGCCATCCACGCGACATGGACGACCGGCTGATCGAGGCGCATCGCGACCTTCGCACGCTGATGCCTTATCTACACCTGCCGGTCCAGGCGGGTTCTGACCGTATTCTCAAAGCCATGAACCGCCGGCACACGGCAGCAGAATACCTCTCCCTCATCGAGCGCATCCGCAAGGCGCGTCCCGACATAGCCCTCTCCGGCGACTTCATTACCGGCTTTCCGGGGGAGACAGATGCGGAATTTGAGGATACACTAAAGCTCGTTGAGGAGGTGCGTTACGCGCAAGCCTTCTCGTTCAAATATTCGACGCGGCCGGGTACCCCCGGTGCGGAATTGAAGGACCAGGTGCCGGAAGATATCAAGGCAGAACGGCTGGAACGCCTGCAGGCGCTGCTTCTCAGGCAGACGCAGGAATTCAACGAGTCCTGCATCGGCAAGGAAATCGATCTTCTCCTCGAAAAGCCGGGCCGTATGCCTGGACAGCTCATCGGACGCTCACCGTGGCTGCAGTCCGTGAATGTTGATGCAAAAGCATCGCAAATCGGTGACATTATTAAAGTGCGAATCACAGGAACCGGAACCAACAGCCTGTTTGCCGAACGCGCAGAGGCTGAGGTCTAA
- a CDS encoding 1-acyl-sn-glycerol-3-phosphate acyltransferase: MIVWLRITFALTVIIVASILLMPLQVLALYFDWKLRRTLPRLWHRIVCYCLGIRIRVGGTLESRRPLMLCSNHSSWMDIMVMSAIADVAFIAKIEVRDWPIFGTLAKLQKSVFVVREEKRRTGDQASEIAGRMADGEIVVLFPEGTTSDGNRLLEVKSSLFGAAAMAVPHSPTGMVMVQPVSIAYTQVHGIAMGRYHRPLAAWPGDIELLPHLSDILKCGAIDVEVSFGEAVEYGEKTNRKAVSTMISARIRNLLNSSLRGRDIG, encoded by the coding sequence TTGATCGTCTGGCTGCGCATTACCTTCGCGCTTACCGTCATCATTGTCGCGAGCATCCTGCTCATGCCGCTGCAGGTTCTGGCGCTTTATTTCGACTGGAAGCTGCGCCGCACACTGCCCCGGCTCTGGCATCGGATCGTCTGCTATTGTCTCGGCATCCGGATTCGCGTGGGCGGCACGCTTGAAAGCCGCCGTCCGCTGATGCTTTGCTCGAACCACTCCTCGTGGATGGACATCATGGTCATGTCGGCCATTGCCGACGTCGCTTTCATCGCCAAGATCGAGGTGCGCGACTGGCCGATCTTCGGCACGCTCGCCAAGCTGCAGAAGAGCGTCTTCGTGGTGCGCGAGGAAAAACGCCGCACCGGCGATCAGGCGAGCGAGATCGCCGGCCGCATGGCAGACGGCGAAATCGTCGTGCTGTTTCCCGAGGGAACGACCTCCGACGGAAATCGCCTGCTGGAAGTCAAATCGTCGCTCTTCGGCGCGGCTGCCATGGCGGTGCCCCATTCCCCGACCGGCATGGTTATGGTCCAGCCGGTGTCCATCGCCTATACGCAGGTCCATGGTATCGCCATGGGCCGCTACCATCGTCCGCTTGCGGCCTGGCCCGGCGATATCGAGCTTCTGCCACATCTCAGCGACATCCTGAAATGCGGGGCGATCGACGTCGAAGTTTCCTTTGGCGAGGCGGTCGAATATGGCGAGAAGACCAATAGGAAGGCGGTCAGCACAATGATCTCCGCCCGCATCCGCAACCTGTTGAACAGCAGTCTGCGCGGCCGCGACATCGGTTAG